The Lytechinus pictus isolate F3 Inbred chromosome 14, Lp3.0, whole genome shotgun sequence genomic sequence agatgaaaaagaatgaagtttttatgtatattttattttttaacacatgacataaaagggtGTTCCAtaatagggtgttccatcccacctgtggtgaataaattaattttaataaatcaattaattcaaaagggtggacaaataaacgggagtaaaagggtggcaatataaatcgtctaaggaatgaccataTAGCTATTACAGTAATAGACGGtagcccgatggcgcacgagaagccacacagtttgtaatttgtgctagtctaaattggtccgaatctgcatgttatcaagatattgccagtcgggttagatttaagagagaagttgtatacacagaggcgtcgatccgggggggggggcgatcgccccaccattgaaaatatttggggggaacatatcgttttgcccccctcccaataattccgcatgtgcaactaaaaaataaaataagattgtaatgctacactgaaaccagcaagcgagattgagataccactcgatttagatttaaaatcgtgctcaaaatgtctgcttttcagattggaatataacaattttcagctcgcgcttcgcgctcgcatcatttctgtaccaaAATCCCATACTTTTcttgattaaataggtgaatagaatgtcccgttttcagttctatacctcaaaagaactcctgcttcgatttgcaataatttttgttggatatatatcttgttctttattaaaagcgtccattaaactgtcttttttccagatctaaatatcaaaattttcagctggcgctttgcgctcgcatctattgctCTTCTAGATaaccatcttaatcattggtaccaaaaatgcttaaaatatcaagctttcacgtcagaatataaagacattttagctcgctctctagtgagatacatgtatctatgctcctcatgagttactacaaacaaacctaaacaggtacatttttcctgttttcatgtcatactaaaaaatttcagctcgcgcttcgcgctcgcattgttggtgagggtgagatatgtgtgtctttctcatgagtcatatatatatatatataaatagtcctatgtgtgtgggggtgtaggggtgtgtgggtgagtttgttcgttttgtatgatcgagcgcctttggaacgttgattcatgattttgccccccaatctgaaaaatggatcgacgcccctgtgtatacatcattctcaataaacagatcactatGTACATGGTCCAggcaatttttgtcatttttctttcgtatgagtttagaataggcttacttgtaattgaattttcaaaaaaaaatagataagtaCAGTACACCACAACAATGAAGGAAGCATATCAAttactcccaaatgtcctaacttgtgattttagtgggggtaatgttgaaagatccccatccacaataacttttgtgtcaatcatcccccccaaccaagaataccgatcgacacccatgatttCAAGGATTGTTACGGTTATTGCTCTATTGTCCGTGGATTTCAGACATTTTTTTCTATACGTGCAATGCCGCGAAACTTGTTCATTCATGGAATGTTACAtgatgatgacgtcacaattatGTCCACGCACGTTTTGGCCACTTTCATAAAATTCCGGGCCCCGTTACACAAATTTTAACGATCAATCGCTAATGAATTGGCGTATTAGGATCATCGTATCATGTGCCTATTTCTCAGTAGAAGGACTAaaaaccaatcagaattgatcTTTGAAATTAGCAATTGATcgataacctttgtgttacggacccCTAGATTTAAAACATTTTCGATTTTGGAAACTCCCTTTTGTTTAATCTACCCCAGAATCAGTTCGTCAAAGTtcagaaacttcaaaatgctgcCGCTCGCATCGTTTCTCTATCCACCAGGCGCACTCACATTACTCCTATTTTAAGATCCTGACATTGGCTCCCTGTAAAACAACGTATTATGTTCAAGATTTTGTTGTTAACTTTCCACTGTGTCCATGGCTCTTCTCCCCAGTACCTCATTTCACTGATCAAAAGTTATACCCCTTCAAGATCCTTACGTTCCTCCTTTTCCAATTCTCTTGTTACCCCCTAGGTTTTCAAAACCTGGGGTGAAAGATCATTTGTTTACTCATCCTCTAAGTTATGGAATAGCCTCCCTGAAAACATCAAACAGTGCTTGACCTCTGAAACTTTCAAACATTACCTCAAAACATTTCTCTTCAATTcttattaatttcttttataatttcctaaaaagcgccttaatgcactctacagagtggatttggcgcgatataagtgtaattattattattattattctgctGCACTGAATggctggtgttttttttttatacaaattatcTTAATATCATCATAAAACATGGTGGCCCAGCTCTTGTTAAGAAATCGTATACCGCTTAACAATATTCAGTAGGTCTAAATTCGAAGtgaaacttttcatttttaatttcatttttaaaattctttttaCAAAGTTGACAAGGCACAGAACATAAAAGTtcgcaatcaatcgctaaatgcaAATAACCAATCATAATTAAATTTGCATGCGAACAGGAACCAATGAgagtttttctttcatatttgcaattcatcgcgaATCTTTGTGTTACCAGCCCCAAGTTcacatctacccctgataatGATCTGCATgtatcctggtgggtgtttcataaagctgttcgtaagttaggagcgactttaagaacgactggtgaacctttcttacgcgttAAACCATTGTCAATGATATAAagcatttaccaaaagaaaggatcaccagtcgttcttaaagtcgctcttatcttacgaacagctttatgaaacacccacctggatttATAGGTTTTCCGATGTAACAGTCTTGGGCAAAccactgatttttttgttgttgaaaatctGTTATAATGAGAACAAGATTATACAGTCATATTTATTCAGGGGAAcaactaaaataaattgatatgtGACATGGAGATTTGGTATATAGTGATCAATGTCGAATGACCATGAATGCGATTTTAAGTCCcgaccaacatacatgtagcacaaTTGACAAAAGAGATCGTAACGCAAAAGCGATATTGACTTTAACTCGTATAAAATGTCCTGAATTTGAGGTCGGTATTCACGTTCCCATCGTGTGATCATAAGCCCTCCGACCACGGGTAAGATTGTGTCTTGAACGTTGTGGACGGAATTGCCGTTGCCGGTTCTTGTCCGGTCTTTTATGGTCTGCAACGAATATATTGCGCTCTATTGCGACTGTACTATGACAGAGTTCTagtccaggggcctgtttcataaaggacttgcaactgttgtaactttgccattatggtaactaccctggaaaccttgattatgattggctgatgagccctGCTACCATGGTGGTTGGCagtatggcaaagttacaacagttgcaagtcctttatgaaacaggccccgaAGATCAATTGGTGTTATTAAGGGGTTTTACGATAAGTGACGTACGGAGTATTCGGGAATACGGTAATGTGGaatgaaaatgcccgtcaaaaaTGATTAACAGCTGGGAGGACTTTGTCGAAATCGGCGAAACGGAACAGCAGGTATATAGTTTGTCCATAGGCCAggacaaaactgctgttttgattcacgaaatttcgacaaagacttcttggttgtccTTTGTCATCACGGGCATTTAGCAGTACATTTACTCTGTTCTTGAATGCACCGCATATACGTCACGGAACCAGAACCCCCTATTGACTTCCATTGCAAGAAGGTCACCATTATTGACGAATATATCAACCTTGAAGATAGTGACAGTTTTAAGTGACTGTGATAATTAAGTGTAAGATCGATACGATAAAATACATGTGAATGCATAAATCAGCGTCATggatatatttttgttgtacCGGcatttgaaatctttaattcttttaagaaattatttttgaatgTTGCCCCACATGATAAGATACATTTAATGCCTTGTTCTTTGTTTGATTCTTTTCCAGACTACATACACATACTTTTTAAGCGGAAACACACATTCGCACCAACCATAAAGCACACGCATGCGCAAAGATGATTTTCGCAGTTCTTTGGCTGAATTCCCTTTTGGCATGTGCCTTGATGACGTCAGCCATTCCACTTGAAGCCACCTCATCCCGTGTGTCCAATCACAGGACGAGCTCACAAGACAACACTGACTTTCAGCCAGATATTCAAAAGAGACATGGCGAAGACCACGTGACGCTGTCTCCGGACTCTGATTCGTCGGCTGCACATTACGGCGCACATCGTATTGATAGGACAGTACTATTTCCACACGACACCACGTGGTGTGTGGCACGCCCCATCAGTCAGGTGATTGAGAGCCCCGGGTGCACGGCAGTAACGATTCCAAATAAGGTAATAACCAtcgataaaaaaaatagatatagcAACAACGCACTCTTTTGACACCACCGGAAACAGTACTCCAAAAGGTTAAACGCGCACAAATttccatattttcttttctcttgcGTGTGCATGTTGTTTCTTACGTGTTCGTACGGCCTATGAGCTGTATACCTCTGAATATTTGACCCTACGGAACTTTCGAAAACTTCTCGTAAAGGCAACGTCAAGAGTTGCAGCCTCCGCCAAGATTACAGGCCACTTTAAACCAGATGGCAACTTATtactgtttattcaaatttcatcttttatcttttattttgattgtaatcctttatgtttggatttaaaatcaataaaagtaaACTTGAAACTCTATAAGCAGTTCTTTATCTTCCTCCTGTTTTTCAGATATGTGCGGGGCAGTGTTACAGTTTCAGTGTTCCCAAGATTTTTCCTCACGATATCCGATCAGAATTCAAATCGTGTGATTGCTGTCAGCCTTCAAGGGCTACATGGGCAACGGTAGGTAGTTTGCACCCTCCCTAATGGAAGAGGGAGGGGGGTTCATCCACGCACggggaggaagggggggggattTCATGAAAGGTGTCTGCAATGGCTAAATTGTCCTTTCAAAACTAAGGATTCTCGGAAGTTGTCATGATAGCTTACAGCCCTTTCTCCGGCaactgattttcttttgttgaaAATCTGTTATAATGAGAACAAGATTATTCAGTCAAATTTATTTAGGggaacaaccaaaataaattgatatgtGACATGGAGATTTGGTATGTAGTGATTACAATTAAATTGGTGAACAAAACACTAAGTGCTCAGTAAAAATCGCACAGTATGTCGAGTAACGTTAGGTGTTGTCATCCCCTTTTGTTCTGAATTaaacacagcaaaaactgtggtgttagccggtgtacatagaggaccacaccgattattttacaccggtgttaaattgacagtgttgtaataacacctataggtgttattacaacaccttttgttgttacaataaattacaaaatctctagggtgtaattttaacaactCAGGGTGTGTTCCTCtatgacaccaattggtgtcagttttaaccccacagtttttacagtgaacCTAATAGAACGATGACcaattgttattttgaaatttatgattaaTATCATGCCATTTGTTTTCCATGTAGATCCAACTGCCGTGCAATAATGCTGAAGACACTGCTCGTTACAAACGTGTCGAAATCGTGGAACAATGTGAATGTGTGCCGTGTTCGTCAGCCACCTCGACGACGTCATGGAGCACCACGTTGACCACCATCAACGAAACAGACTCTTCTTCGTCGTATGTCGAAAGCTCCAGCATTCTTAGAAATTGAGTTCACGACACCCCCGCTCCTGCCACTGTGATGGTCGCAGGCCCATCCCAGGGCCCATATTCATGAAGCTTTAAGAAGTCGAGTAATCTCCTAGCTTCGTACTTTGCCCTACGTAAGAAGGTGATCACTGGACTTATTCAGGTTTTGTGAACACGGGCCCTGCTTAACAAAAATCGAGGTCGATCGAGCTCCTATGGAAGTCCATTCATGTCACTAAAAGAGAGTTTCACACCGCGGCCCAGAACGGATCCAAGAACGCAGTAAATGTATATACCTGCCAAttgacaaagaacagctgggaggtcttagTCGAAAATGGTGTACTGGAACAACAGcttcgtcctaagtttcggagctgacgaataTTTGCAAATTTCTGGTGGTTCATTGTCATTAAGGGCATTTGATAatgcattttctatgttcttgattCCGTCGTGGAACGTACGTGAAACTTAAAGTCCCCATTTGCCCTCAACAATGTGCTGTGTGAATATTGATGTAAGGAAAGACTGTGGTAATGGATATTAATTTTAGTCTCTGAATTGTTTATTCAGTTTGCTGATGCATTTCAGCAGACCAGTAACACGAGACCCGTAATTGCGGAATCAAACAGTGATGTGAAAGGCCTGCCATATATGATGTATAGTTTCGCGGCATGTCGGTCATTCTCAACCCAATCACCAGCAATGCTGTTCGTAAAGATACGCATGCCCATTATACATAATAAGCGACAAAACAAAAGTGAGAGGTAAACTTTCGGCTtctattgtgaaaaaaaatgactcaAATTCAAAACAAAGCAAACAGAATTATGGCGAAAACGAACcttgaaaaatcaaataaaatgtttgttaacgaaaaaaaaaattgatcttcATCTAAGTTTTTAAATGGAAAACTTGTTTGACCTTTTTGACGTTTCAGATTCTGAATCGTTTCAGATTCAAGTAAGTCAGTTCACCCACCcctttaatcattttattttggggCGCTTTAACTATACGATAACGAGATttgaatatacagtatatatagtTAACCTGACCTATGTCATATACCTTAATAGAAGataattaattgcaaaaaaaaatcgactaGGAAAAACATTCAGCCATGATAATTATCAGATTAGACAGTTacatcactggcggatccaggggggggggggcacggccGGCccgtgccctcccccccccccctttgagaggcacaattaaactAAGTTTcgaatgtaaaaatgccgtttaAACACAAGTGtgtggtgtgcccccccccttgaacgtgaagacttttttttttgcttgtcaaagttttcctcgggaaaatgtgcccccccccccttgaaaatcctggatccgcctctgAATTATATAAAACAACAATTTGCCATAAATGTATTTACGTGTCTTTTGGCATATAGTCGTGTGGTTAACACACACACTCCTAAGAACACTCATGCAAACAATTGTGTAAGAAATGAAGATGTAATGTATGTTGAGTGTGTAATTGCTAAATGCTGCGTAAATTTTGTGCAATGTCGTAAGGACTTTTACCTAAATATTTCACGCCTAATAACCaggcatgttttattttgtataatattcaGTAATCTTAAgactttttttattgtaaaaagatTATATGTGAATGATGCTAAATCACGTCGAGGTATTTTTGCATGAGAACGTCACGCCTTCCGTTGAAAATTGTGTGTGcaaattgttttgtgaaataatctATGTCTCCTACATGTCATTAAAATGTAccattaatgaatgaataaaaattgcatGAATATCGTAATGAAATTATTCCCTGAgtcaaatattcaaatttgatctTTTCTATACATAATGACTTTTTTGAATATCACGCTCAATAATAAATTTGCTACATATCTACAGTTAGCCTTAAAGCCAGAGTCATACAAGTTGTAAAGTTGATTTCTATCATAGAAGTCTTACATTTACAGTTATGTATACGTTATTCAAATTTGTTATGAGAAGGTTATGTAATTTTCATGGCactttcaatatttgtaactTTTATACTTTTAAGGTTGTCAGTTTGCACAGAAGTATATTGATTATGTCACAGGTTAATTTGTCGTCAtctatttattatcatcataattatgtacatggcATAGAAATTGAAATACGCTAATTAATATAGATAATAGTGTATTTGCTAACAATGATGCAACAATGAACAGAAAAATGATGCAACAATGAACagaaaaatgatttgtctatgcTTAATTCATGAAAAAAGGTGCAgccagaatattaaaaaaaaatgtttgttctTGTACATGTCAGTTTTCTTAGATGTAACTTACAATGTCAATACGAAGACACAGTCTCCGTCTGAAAGTTATGTTTCACTTCTGTCACCTACACAACACAGTCTCATTGACTCCCTGTATATATGGTATGCTATTGTAAATTGAGTATCGTGGTGgtcaatataatatttcattcaagTCTGCTCTTCTCATAGCTTCATTTGTTGTTTAATATCTTGTAACTTCTCTGACATTATCAACACATCGTTTTAACAAATAAATATGTTAGaggggtgcgtgtgtgtgtgtgtttgtgtgagctGTAATGACCCTACTTCTGGGGACCTTTTCTTACATTAATGTCGTTGCATCAACCGGGGACGTCCCCGGTAACGCCAAATAATTCCTCATCTAATTTCAAACCGTACTATAAGCTCATGGTTTGTTAAAAGTGCCCGTTCTGCCAATAAAactaaagccccagtcacatatggACCCCGGACTaccccggaccatcccggatctgatccggggtggtccgggtaGAGATCGGTGTTggcgccttgggcatccttggagGTCCGTGGTGGACCAtgttggtccttgaacgtccgggaggccaacacggcagttttgactgtcaaaaacatccggcgtcatccgtggactgccgggtAGACAAGtaatccgggatggtccgtgtagctgacgtgttggtccgtgtagctgacgtgttggtccgtgttgctgacgtgtaggtTCGTGTAGTTGCCGTGgaggtccgtgtagctgccgtggaggtccgtgtagctgcctgGAGTATAATTTAGCAGTCCGTGTTTTTTCCCCATCAATTTTCTAcatatgcttaatttatttaagattaaatattcaaaattgaatttcttGTTTAAGATTTCAAGAACTTAACAGCTACTCTAAAAACtgtgttgtttaaaaaataaaacagcgtttttactggttaAGGAGGTTTTGAgtttttatatccttttttttaatataaattcaCTCAGAAAACAATTACGatgttgcgacaaggatgagaaaataaatgaaataaataaaacaaaaatcagctcATTTTTATGAGCAGATTTTCATTTGTCGTGCTGGTCAATaaagctgacgtgttggtccgtgttgctgacgtgttgctgacgtgttggtccgtgtactgacgtgttggtccgtgttgctgacgtgttggtccgtgtagctgacgtgttggtccgtgtagctgaagtgttggtccgtgtagctgacgtgttggtccgtgtagttGAAATGTTGGTCCGtattgctgacgtgttggtccgtgttgctgacgtgttgacGACCAGATGATCCGTGTAGACGACGTGCTCTGTcggcatggtccgtgtagatccTTGTGAAGATGCCGTGTGTGCTATCATCAACGCTCGTCGACGCTTAATCCGGGGCAAAACGAccccggatcatgccggcattgccgtattgatccgtgaggatccgtgtctatatgtgactggggctttgtATTATTTGTAGGGCTGTAGGAAACATCCCCGATTAGCATGAGCCCTTTTTTAAGTGgattaaataaaaatgcatgAGTGTATGAGATCGCAAATAAACGTCCGCACTTTGACGATTAAATGTTAAGTGAGTCCCCGATTGCCACATTACAAGACAGGTGATGTGCGAGAACGTTCGGGTtcgggtgtgcgtgtgtgaggaagagagaaagaggcgcgtgtgtgtgtgcgttagagagagagagaggggggagaagaggggggggggttgaacgTCGTTCCCATTTTTTTACCATGTTAATAGGGAACAGTCTGAGAGTAATGCTACATGCAGGGGTGACGCCACTACTAAGGAGACAGAGatacgaccccccccccc encodes the following:
- the LOC129276117 gene encoding neuroblastoma suppressor of tumorigenicity 1-like, whose product is MIFAVLWLNSLLACALMTSAIPLEATSSRVSNHRTSSQDNTDFQPDIQKRHGEDHVTLSPDSDSSAAHYGAHRIDRTVLFPHDTTWCVARPISQVIESPGCTAVTIPNKICAGQCYSFSVPKIFPHDIRSEFKSCDCCQPSRATWATIQLPCNNAEDTARYKRVEIVEQCECVPCSSATSTTSWSTTLTTINETDSSSSYVESSSILRN